In a single window of the Flavobacterium sp. W4I14 genome:
- a CDS encoding SAM-dependent methyltransferase (product_source=COG0500; cath_funfam=3.40.50.150; cog=COG0500; pfam=PF13649; superfamily=53335), whose product MEKGERKNVYKAYNKMGKWFAENRYTGLEEKNYLDDLLKRLPLNASILDLGCGSGKPILEYLISQDVNVLGIDASKQMLELARLNFPDTRFMLKDMRKLDLDEKFDAIIAWHSFFHLPAADQPGMFNIFRHHLKPNGILLFTSGTDRGEVWGMNGGENLFHASLATDEYQSLLESNHFEVLSHIINDPDCGGANVWMVQYKPR is encoded by the coding sequence ATGGAAAAAGGAGAACGCAAAAATGTTTATAAGGCTTACAATAAGATGGGTAAGTGGTTTGCCGAAAACCGTTATACTGGTTTAGAAGAAAAAAACTATTTGGACGATTTACTTAAGCGGTTGCCTCTAAATGCAAGTATTTTAGATTTGGGCTGCGGCAGCGGAAAGCCTATATTGGAATATCTGATCAGCCAAGATGTAAACGTTCTCGGAATCGATGCCAGTAAGCAGATGCTAGAATTGGCCAGACTAAATTTTCCAGACACACGGTTTATGCTGAAAGATATGCGTAAACTTGATTTAGATGAAAAATTCGATGCAATAATTGCCTGGCACAGTTTTTTTCATCTCCCGGCAGCCGATCAGCCTGGTATGTTCAATATTTTTAGGCATCACCTTAAACCAAATGGCATTTTGTTGTTTACCTCGGGAACGGATAGAGGAGAGGTTTGGGGGATGAATGGTGGTGAAAACTTATTTCATGCTTCTTTAGCTACTGATGAATATCAATCATTGCTTGAATCCAATCATTTTGAAGTACTTAGTCATATCATAAACGACCCTGATTGTGGCGGCGCAAATGTTTGGATGGTGCAATATAAACCCCGATAA
- a CDS encoding hypothetical protein (product_source=Hypo-rule applied; cleavage_site_network=SignalP-noTM; pfam=PF13715; superfamily=49464; transmembrane_helix_parts=Inside_1_4,TMhelix_5_27,Outside_28_246) gives MYKLIIFLLLTLPIGVFAQTVTTGTVFDYSKKTLSLPGVSIRNLNSKKSTSTNKEGKYTISANIGDLLEFSAVGYHTDTLYLTNLLNRTIYLPVKSNSLKDVDITAVRMNSQVTDAKDPLAEKYTLLSTGGNLNRKRMTDKVGGLNLNLGYGKYRRQQRKEADLEEKEMYLQEIDENFTAKAITDMTKLEGEELKNFMIIYRPSVEAVKAERPYRYAYYISRAFVAWKKLTPQERKLQDLPKLKAN, from the coding sequence ATGTACAAACTGATCATTTTTCTATTGCTTACCTTACCAATTGGCGTTTTTGCACAAACGGTAACCACAGGTACGGTTTTCGATTACTCGAAAAAAACACTCTCCCTTCCTGGTGTAAGTATCAGGAATCTGAACAGTAAAAAATCAACGAGTACAAATAAAGAAGGTAAATATACCATTAGTGCCAATATTGGCGATCTTTTAGAGTTTTCTGCCGTTGGCTATCATACCGATACGCTGTACTTAACCAACCTGTTAAATAGAACGATATATCTTCCGGTTAAATCGAACAGTTTAAAAGATGTAGATATTACAGCAGTGCGGATGAATAGTCAGGTTACAGATGCGAAAGATCCATTAGCTGAAAAATATACACTATTGAGTACAGGCGGAAACCTAAACCGTAAGCGTATGACCGACAAGGTTGGTGGCCTAAATCTAAACCTTGGCTATGGTAAATATAGAAGACAACAACGAAAAGAGGCCGATTTGGAAGAAAAGGAAATGTATCTCCAGGAAATTGATGAGAACTTTACCGCAAAGGCCATTACAGATATGACCAAGCTAGAGGGTGAGGAACTTAAAAACTTCATGATTATTTATCGCCCTTCAGTAGAGGCTGTAAAGGCAGAAAGGCCATACCGTTATGCTTATTATATTTCCCGTGCCTTTGTAGCATGGAAAAAATTAACCCCGCAAGAAAGAAAACTTCAGGATCTACCCAAATTAAAAGCGAATTAA
- a CDS encoding hypothetical protein (product_source=Hypo-rule applied; cleavage_site_network=SignalP-noTM; transmembrane_helix_parts=Inside_1_4,TMhelix_5_27,Outside_28_132): MKNIFYCFLLMLVLSSCALGAMTSIYSISGGKVDVPKKEIYNVVYQANFGNGLTADVAYTNESGKDIELKEVSAAWEKTAVLKSGTHAKLKTLATSTTNAKGEYKILVDGKVVSEYVLSGKRLNYTFAFELP, translated from the coding sequence ATGAAAAATATTTTCTATTGTTTTTTGCTGATGCTTGTATTGAGCAGTTGCGCCCTTGGAGCTATGACTTCAATATATTCCATCTCAGGTGGAAAAGTTGATGTTCCAAAAAAAGAAATTTATAATGTTGTATATCAGGCTAACTTTGGCAACGGTTTAACAGCTGATGTAGCTTATACAAATGAAAGTGGGAAAGATATAGAATTAAAAGAGGTAAGTGCCGCTTGGGAAAAGACAGCGGTCCTAAAATCAGGTACCCACGCTAAACTTAAAACATTAGCTACTTCAACAACTAATGCTAAAGGTGAATATAAAATATTAGTTGATGGGAAAGTGGTTTCTGAATACGTTTTGAGCGGGAAAAGACTCAATTATACTTTCGCTTTCGAATTGCCTTAG
- a CDS encoding uncharacterized protein (DUF2132 family) (product_source=COG4628; cath_funfam=3.30.200.20; cog=COG4628; pfam=PF09905), whose protein sequence is MAEQQKNNPLHGITLEKIVTDLLVHYGWEKLGSLIRIDCFNNNQTIKSSLKFLRRMPWARKKVEELYLDTFHK, encoded by the coding sequence ATGGCCGAACAGCAAAAAAACAATCCCTTACACGGTATTACTTTAGAAAAAATTGTAACCGATCTTCTGGTGCACTATGGTTGGGAAAAACTGGGATCACTGATCAGGATCGATTGTTTTAACAATAATCAAACGATAAAATCGAGCTTGAAGTTTTTAAGAAGAATGCCCTGGGCCCGTAAAAAGGTAGAAGAATTATATCTTGATACGTTTCATAAATGA
- a CDS encoding enamine deaminase RidA (YjgF/YER057c/UK114 family) (product_source=COG0251; cath_funfam=3.30.1330.40; cog=COG0251; pfam=PF01042; superfamily=55298), producing the protein MEKTNLEISNPEGIYDPRPHGYSHVASVSANSSLVFVAGQGGSRTDGLLSDDFRTQVSIVFENIALALKSKGLTMANIAKLTTLVVDYDEEKHHILIEASTKVWPDLKFPVNTLIPVQRLALNGMLIEIDATAIG; encoded by the coding sequence ATGGAAAAAACTAATTTAGAAATCAGTAACCCTGAAGGCATATACGATCCCCGTCCGCATGGTTATTCTCACGTTGCTTCAGTTTCAGCTAATTCTTCACTTGTATTTGTTGCGGGCCAGGGTGGGAGCAGAACCGATGGTTTACTGAGTGATGATTTCAGGACACAGGTAAGTATTGTATTCGAAAATATAGCTTTGGCTTTAAAAAGCAAAGGCTTAACCATGGCCAATATTGCAAAGCTCACTACATTGGTGGTCGATTATGATGAGGAGAAACATCATATCTTAATAGAAGCGTCTACTAAAGTATGGCCAGATCTAAAATTCCCAGTGAATACACTCATCCCTGTGCAGCGATTGGCTTTAAATGGAATGCTAATTGAAATTGATGCTACGGCTATTGGTTAA
- a CDS encoding hypothetical protein (product_source=Hypo-rule applied; cleavage_site_network=SignalP-noTM), which yields MKAIKVLVIALVAAFTINTVSAQTTTAAKAGTEKSQTKKGHKKHHKKHIKK from the coding sequence ATGAAAGCAATTAAAGTTTTAGTAATCGCACTAGTAGCAGCTTTTACCATTAATACCGTGAGCGCTCAAACCACAACTGCAGCAAAAGCAGGTACCGAAAAATCACAGACTAAAAAAGGTCATAAAAAACATCATAAAAAGCACATAAAAAAGTAG
- a CDS encoding hypothetical protein (product_source=Hypo-rule applied; cath_funfam=3.40.50.300; pfam=PF13469; superfamily=52540) yields the protein MESIFKPDGIQIIGTQRSGSNLLRVILDQSNQIASPHPPHILVTFVPLLELYGFLTEEKYKILISDVVSYVRANPVPWDGVELDEAWIYENSKTYSLFEINRLAYETAALAKKAKYWCCKSMANVHYATDLEMHSPNLKYIYLYRDGRDVALSFKKAIVGEKHIYHLAKQWHKDQSACIELSKKISNDRFFSLNYEELIADPAKLIKSLCKFLAIDYAETMLDFHNSKESLATANAGEMWENLAKPIIKDNSGKFRREMSTVEIDIFECINYQTLTDLGYALDRPENKNKRISEEEIEHYNVENDLLKKNILLSARQSDLDNRGPQLKILKEIKAKNLTVKV from the coding sequence ATGGAAAGCATTTTTAAACCAGATGGTATCCAGATCATCGGAACACAAAGATCTGGGTCCAACTTACTCCGGGTAATATTAGACCAATCTAATCAGATTGCCTCCCCGCACCCACCTCATATTTTGGTCACTTTTGTGCCATTGTTAGAATTGTATGGTTTTTTAACCGAAGAAAAATATAAGATCTTAATTAGCGATGTTGTAAGTTATGTTAGGGCTAATCCTGTGCCATGGGATGGCGTTGAGCTGGACGAAGCTTGGATTTATGAAAACTCAAAAACTTACAGCCTCTTTGAAATTAACCGATTGGCATACGAAACTGCCGCATTAGCAAAAAAAGCTAAATATTGGTGCTGTAAGAGTATGGCCAATGTACATTACGCCACTGATTTGGAAATGCATTCACCTAATCTGAAATATATTTATTTATACCGTGATGGGAGGGATGTTGCCCTTTCTTTTAAAAAAGCAATTGTTGGCGAAAAGCATATTTATCATTTAGCTAAACAATGGCATAAAGATCAAAGTGCCTGCATCGAACTATCGAAAAAGATCAGTAACGATCGTTTTTTCTCTTTAAACTATGAGGAGTTAATTGCAGATCCGGCAAAACTTATTAAAAGTTTATGTAAGTTTTTGGCAATTGATTACGCTGAAACAATGCTCGATTTTCACAACTCAAAAGAATCGCTAGCCACCGCCAATGCTGGTGAAATGTGGGAAAATCTGGCCAAGCCGATTATCAAAGATAATAGTGGTAAATTTCGGAGAGAAATGAGCACAGTAGAAATCGATATATTCGAATGTATTAATTACCAAACTTTAACAGATTTGGGCTATGCTTTAGATCGCCCTGAGAATAAAAATAAACGGATCTCTGAAGAAGAAATTGAGCATTATAACGTTGAAAACGACCTACTCAAGAAAAACATTCTGTTAAGCGCCCGTCAATCTGATCTCGATAACAGAGGACCTCAACTGAAGATACTAAAAGAAATTAAGGCTAAGAATTTAACTGTAAAAGTTTAG
- a CDS encoding hypothetical protein (product_source=Hypo-rule applied; superfamily=46689), with translation MELSVAGDIIKEKNNTEISFLHLSKNWLCKFWRTYGFGHTDSAHYG, from the coding sequence ATGGAGTTATCAGTAGCAGGCGATATAATCAAAGAAAAAAACAACACTGAAATATCTTTTCTTCACCTTTCTAAAAATTGGCTGTGTAAGTTTTGGCGGACATATGGCTTTGGTCACACTGATTCAGCGCATTATGGTTGA
- a CDS encoding hypothetical protein (product_source=Hypo-rule applied; cath_funfam=2.170.130.10,2.60.40.1120; cleavage_site_network=SignalP-noTM; pfam=PF13715,PF14905; superfamily=49464,56935) → MKTYLWMLLCVLSTKAFAQQAGNISGKIIEGKTNQPIEYVGIILSGKTDSAKKVGVVTNKAGEFSFNAVANGDYKIRISALGYNSITKNINLNGKAVNIGTLKLEEDAIALKDVAVSGRYATATIKKDTIEFNADAYKTRPNAAVEDLLKKLPGVTVDKDGSILVQGQKVTRLTVDGKDFFGTDPKTATKNLPADAIAKVQLIDSKTLEAKATGIDDGQREKVLNLTIKEDKKKGWFGNANLAGGTTDKYGSYLSANHFNKNLQFAVLGMSNNTNDASFGYDDLSSFSGGNIGNIFAPPAGGSFSINNNNGKTTIGGSGVFDNNAIGLYTTHSGGVNYSNSWGKNNKLAISGSYFTYFSSGLGNKLSNIQDLSAGDILRTLDNTDRNSNNQAHRFNFKAEYHPDSLTDMVFRPNVILNSTININNRTFNAYFDATGKANDGSQYYNQHNFTPSLFGEFTVLRRLANKKGSVSLRLNGTQNTFNANWLNQSLLNQYVSGDTTVTNINQQANQENASKTYTINGNYARQLNQKWSANLAYGYTRSLVDAQQITFDYNPTIDRYETIVPSLTNTFDNHNSQQVAGLGFIYTGKDWTYNFGLNAQESLLNANVFNNVGANIGNIEKSYYNLLPRLTVNFKNKANQTIAINYRASVNLPSVTDLQPVQNNTNPLYQRIGNPDLEARKNHRLSVNFNTFSPDNNRYWNGYFLYNLSFDDTGNDITYNNGIQTVKPINVNGNYYLRAGTFFGMPSKLKGLRMNYGANFFTEHRTNFISGAKNITNRFEVGPNINWSYDIDDKFNAGIYAYVAYTKVNNTAESAIDNKYFTLNNSLNLSYEFIKDLRIEADVDHIGSAGRADGFNNNYFLLNAGINKYLMKRRVTLSLKGFDILNQNTSIDRIVNSSRIEDVRYNNITRYFYLSLNYKLTKVGANNQRSNPRNTVN, encoded by the coding sequence ATGAAAACCTATTTATGGATGTTGTTGTGCGTATTATCTACGAAAGCTTTCGCACAGCAGGCCGGTAATATAAGTGGAAAAATTATTGAGGGGAAAACAAACCAGCCCATTGAATATGTGGGCATTATTTTATCCGGTAAAACTGATTCGGCCAAAAAAGTAGGCGTGGTAACCAACAAAGCCGGAGAATTTTCTTTTAATGCGGTTGCTAATGGTGATTATAAAATCAGGATTTCGGCCTTGGGATATAATTCCATCACCAAAAACATCAATTTGAACGGAAAGGCGGTAAACATTGGCACTTTAAAATTGGAAGAAGATGCTATTGCGCTAAAGGATGTAGCTGTAAGCGGCCGTTATGCTACGGCCACCATAAAAAAAGATACCATAGAATTTAATGCCGATGCTTATAAAACCAGGCCAAATGCCGCCGTAGAAGATTTATTGAAGAAGCTTCCAGGTGTAACCGTTGATAAAGATGGAAGTATTTTGGTACAGGGACAAAAAGTTACCCGCTTAACTGTTGATGGTAAGGATTTCTTTGGCACTGACCCTAAAACAGCAACAAAAAACCTCCCTGCAGATGCAATCGCCAAAGTACAGTTGATCGACAGCAAAACACTTGAAGCAAAAGCCACAGGCATTGACGACGGTCAGCGCGAAAAAGTATTGAACCTCACCATTAAAGAAGATAAGAAAAAGGGCTGGTTCGGTAACGCCAATCTTGCAGGAGGAACAACCGATAAATATGGAAGTTATTTAAGTGCCAACCACTTTAATAAAAACCTGCAGTTTGCTGTTCTGGGCATGAGCAACAATACCAATGATGCCAGTTTTGGTTACGATGACCTAAGTAGTTTCAGCGGTGGAAATATCGGAAATATTTTTGCCCCACCTGCTGGGGGAAGTTTCTCTATCAATAACAATAACGGCAAAACAACTATTGGTGGGAGCGGTGTGTTTGATAACAATGCCATTGGACTCTACACCACACATAGCGGAGGCGTAAACTACAGTAATTCCTGGGGCAAAAACAATAAACTGGCCATCAGTGGAAGTTATTTTACTTATTTTTCTTCGGGTTTAGGTAATAAATTATCTAATATTCAGGACTTAAGCGCTGGCGATATTTTGCGCACCTTAGATAATACCGACCGGAATAGCAATAACCAGGCACACCGCTTTAATTTTAAAGCAGAATATCATCCCGATTCGTTAACAGATATGGTATTCCGGCCAAATGTGATCCTCAACAGTACCATCAACATCAACAACCGTACATTCAATGCTTATTTTGATGCTACAGGAAAAGCAAATGATGGAAGCCAGTATTACAATCAGCATAATTTCACCCCATCCTTATTTGGCGAGTTTACCGTGCTGAGGAGATTGGCCAATAAAAAAGGCTCGGTTTCGCTCAGGTTAAATGGCACACAGAATACCTTTAATGCTAACTGGTTAAATCAATCGCTGCTAAATCAATATGTAAGTGGTGATACTACCGTTACCAATATCAATCAGCAGGCGAATCAGGAAAATGCCTCAAAAACATATACCATCAACGGAAATTATGCCAGGCAGTTAAATCAAAAGTGGAGTGCCAACCTTGCTTACGGTTATACAAGAAGCCTTGTTGATGCGCAGCAGATTACCTTTGATTATAATCCGACTATCGATCGCTACGAAACCATTGTGCCATCCTTAACCAATACTTTCGATAACCACAACAGCCAACAAGTTGCCGGCTTGGGTTTTATCTACACGGGAAAGGATTGGACCTATAATTTCGGTTTAAATGCACAGGAAAGTTTATTAAATGCCAATGTATTTAATAATGTTGGTGCAAATATTGGCAATATTGAAAAATCGTATTACAACTTATTGCCGCGTTTAACAGTCAATTTTAAAAATAAAGCGAATCAAACCATTGCGATCAATTACCGTGCAAGCGTTAATCTGCCTTCGGTTACCGATCTGCAGCCTGTACAGAACAATACCAATCCATTATATCAAAGAATCGGAAACCCTGATCTCGAAGCCAGGAAAAATCATCGCCTATCAGTGAACTTTAATACCTTTAGTCCTGATAATAATCGCTATTGGAATGGATATTTCCTCTACAACCTATCTTTTGATGATACTGGAAATGATATTACCTATAACAATGGTATCCAAACGGTGAAGCCAATTAACGTAAATGGTAATTATTACCTGCGTGCCGGAACATTTTTTGGGATGCCATCAAAACTTAAAGGTTTAAGGATGAATTATGGTGCAAATTTCTTTACCGAACATAGAACAAACTTTATCAGCGGCGCTAAAAACATCACAAATAGGTTCGAGGTTGGCCCAAACATCAATTGGAGCTACGATATTGATGATAAATTTAATGCTGGTATTTATGCTTATGTAGCCTATACCAAAGTAAATAATACTGCCGAATCGGCGATTGACAATAAATATTTTACGCTAAACAATTCTCTAAATCTGAGTTACGAATTCATTAAAGACTTAAGGATAGAAGCTGATGTGGATCATATTGGCTCTGCTGGCCGTGCCGATGGATTTAACAATAATTACTTTTTGCTTAATGCAGGTATCAATAAATATTTGATGAAACGAAGGGTAACCCTGAGCTTAAAGGGCTTTGATATTTTAAACCAGAATACCAGCATTGATAGAATTGTAAATAGTAGCCGGATTGAAGATGTAAGGTATAACAACATCACACGGTATTTTTATTTATCACTAAATTACAAGTTAACCAAAGTGGGCGCAAACAACCAAAGAAGCAACCCGCGTAATACGGTGAATTAA
- a CDS encoding chromate transporter (product_source=KO:K07240; cog=COG2059; ko=KO:K07240; pfam=PF02417; tigrfam=TIGR00937; transmembrane_helix_parts=Inside_1_55,TMhelix_56_78,Outside_79_87,TMhelix_88_106,Inside_107_112,TMhelix_113_132,Outside_133_135,TMhelix_136_153,Inside_154_173,TMhelix_174_196,Outside_197_205,TMhelix_206_228,Inside_229_271,TMhelix_272_294,Outside_295_308,TMhelix_309_331,Inside_332_351,TMhelix_352_374,Outside_375_378), producing MALVTLIQRIMVEQDKTINNEDVLNSVTVASFMPGPMAVNVVANIGYSLKGKLGAAVSMFAVLLPASILILCLAYVYYSNGLNISWSLMMQYVGAIVSMIILSTGLQLFKKEISLNYGKIFLFLIAITLDLIKGNYLITIVLIAIGAIAGLIFDKNSNNYVEVITSFKRKFKLKSLSFIAATILLVNQILFVTGAFKSYQSIFFKIGTVFSGISISLFGGGYLVIPIMQSLLVKDLKWLSAKELIDVIAFSQVTPGPILVSSTFIGFKLAGFLGALVATCSMFVPSAILMIIVSKIFNKTKDHPLIKSMISGIKVVVIGLIISSAIKILLLQPRTLLVGAMCVVSLILSYKYKLSPVYLILGAIFLGTVSILYNGKHF from the coding sequence ATGGCTTTGGTCACACTGATTCAGCGCATTATGGTTGAACAGGATAAAACCATTAATAATGAAGATGTACTAAACAGCGTAACAGTAGCTTCTTTTATGCCTGGCCCTATGGCAGTAAATGTTGTGGCCAATATTGGTTATTCTTTAAAAGGTAAATTAGGAGCTGCGGTGAGCATGTTCGCTGTTTTACTACCGGCAAGTATTTTAATACTTTGTTTGGCTTATGTTTATTACTCAAATGGGCTCAATATATCCTGGAGCCTAATGATGCAATATGTAGGGGCAATTGTAAGTATGATCATTTTGTCGACAGGATTACAGTTGTTTAAAAAAGAAATTTCCCTTAATTACGGTAAAATCTTTCTTTTTCTGATAGCCATAACACTCGATCTGATTAAAGGGAATTACCTCATAACAATTGTTCTTATAGCCATAGGGGCCATTGCTGGGTTGATTTTTGATAAAAACAGCAACAACTATGTTGAGGTGATAACTAGTTTTAAGCGGAAGTTTAAGCTAAAGTCACTTTCCTTTATTGCCGCCACTATTTTGTTGGTTAACCAAATTTTATTTGTTACTGGTGCATTTAAGTCTTATCAAAGCATCTTTTTTAAGATCGGAACCGTTTTTTCGGGCATTAGCATTTCCTTATTTGGCGGTGGATACCTCGTTATACCCATTATGCAGTCGTTATTGGTAAAAGACCTGAAGTGGTTGAGCGCAAAGGAATTGATAGATGTAATTGCCTTTAGCCAGGTTACACCCGGACCAATTCTGGTGAGCTCAACATTCATTGGTTTTAAGTTAGCCGGTTTTTTAGGTGCACTGGTTGCTACCTGTAGTATGTTTGTTCCATCTGCTATTTTAATGATTATTGTTTCAAAAATTTTTAATAAAACCAAAGATCACCCCCTGATCAAAAGTATGATATCGGGAATTAAGGTGGTGGTAATCGGCCTGATCATATCATCAGCTATAAAAATATTATTATTGCAGCCACGAACACTTTTGGTTGGAGCAATGTGTGTAGTTTCATTAATATTAAGCTATAAGTATAAATTAAGTCCGGTATATTTAATACTCGGCGCTATTTTTTTGGGAACAGTATCGATTTTATATAATGGAAAGCATTTTTAA
- a CDS encoding hypothetical protein (product_source=Hypo-rule applied; cath_funfam=1.10.390.10; cleavage_site_network=SignalP-noTM; pfam=PF01433; superfamily=49401,55486), which translates to MKLTKLITFCLVCCVFAFSASAQQATTPTPATNYNPAEAFGPLFYTQNGNEFRSAIGAPGPKYWQNRVDYNITASLDETKNMVTGTVTITYKNNSPDKLPYLWLQLDQNTFKEISRGYAITPSRSRYGAQGEKFDGGYKIQNISVSQKAAAVKFTSLVEDTRMQIRLDQPMAANGDIVTIKMDYSFVVPKEGSDRTGHLTTKNGEIFAIAQWFPRMCVYDDVIGWNTLPYWGGGEFYCEYGDIDFAITAPATHIVMGSGELLNPAEVFTPEQLKRWNAAKLSDATVHIRTEEEVTDPKSRPTKDKLTWRFKILNARDAAWASSKSFVLDAARINLPSGKKSLAVSAQPAESNGVDAYGRGVEYVKSTIEHYSTKWFEYPYPMAVNVATNVGGMEYPGIVFCGWKAKKAGAWGVIDHEFGHTWFPMIVGSNERKYGWMDEGFNTFINGISKSSFNKGEYAAQPTDMNKVGKSTIGNPVYENMMLMPDGMAERNIGVNLYYKPGWGLDILRNQILGEDRFDYAFRQYIKNWAFKHPTPFDFFRSMENGAGEDLAWFWRSWWLNNWKMDQGIAGVEAVKQDDKLVGYAIKVVNLEKMPMPIILQVKTKSGKTNIVKVPVDVWMKNATWLVRYPTTEEIESVTLDPNKVLPDSNTDNNTWTAAGN; encoded by the coding sequence ATGAAATTGACTAAACTAATCACTTTTTGTTTGGTTTGTTGCGTTTTTGCCTTTTCTGCATCGGCCCAGCAAGCTACAACACCAACGCCAGCTACCAATTATAACCCTGCTGAAGCCTTTGGACCATTATTTTATACACAAAACGGGAATGAATTCCGCTCTGCGATTGGCGCACCCGGACCAAAATATTGGCAGAACCGCGTTGATTACAACATTACCGCTAGCCTCGATGAAACAAAAAACATGGTTACGGGTACCGTTACCATTACTTACAAAAATAACAGTCCCGATAAATTGCCCTATTTATGGCTGCAATTAGACCAGAATACTTTTAAAGAAATTTCACGTGGTTATGCCATTACGCCATCGCGTAGCCGTTATGGTGCACAAGGTGAAAAATTTGATGGTGGTTATAAAATCCAGAACATCAGCGTTTCGCAAAAAGCTGCTGCTGTAAAATTTACGTCTTTGGTAGAAGATACGCGCATGCAGATCCGTTTAGATCAACCAATGGCAGCCAATGGCGATATTGTAACGATTAAAATGGATTATTCTTTTGTTGTACCAAAAGAGGGATCAGATAGAACAGGACATTTAACTACAAAAAATGGTGAAATTTTTGCCATTGCACAGTGGTTTCCACGCATGTGTGTATATGATGATGTAATTGGATGGAATACTTTGCCTTATTGGGGCGGTGGTGAATTTTATTGCGAGTATGGCGATATTGATTTTGCCATTACTGCACCTGCAACCCATATCGTAATGGGCTCGGGCGAATTGTTAAACCCTGCTGAAGTTTTTACACCAGAACAACTAAAAAGGTGGAATGCCGCTAAACTTAGCGATGCTACCGTTCATATCCGTACAGAAGAGGAGGTAACAGATCCAAAATCCCGTCCGACGAAAGATAAATTAACCTGGAGATTTAAAATTTTAAATGCACGCGATGCGGCCTGGGCTTCGTCTAAATCTTTTGTGTTAGATGCAGCAAGAATCAATTTGCCAAGCGGTAAAAAATCTCTGGCCGTTTCTGCACAACCGGCAGAAAGCAACGGTGTTGATGCTTATGGCCGTGGTGTAGAATATGTAAAATCTACCATTGAGCACTATTCAACCAAATGGTTCGAATACCCATATCCTATGGCCGTTAATGTGGCTACCAATGTAGGTGGTATGGAATATCCTGGTATTGTTTTTTGTGGCTGGAAAGCTAAAAAAGCAGGTGCATGGGGCGTAATCGATCACGAATTTGGTCATACCTGGTTCCCTATGATTGTAGGCTCTAACGAACGTAAATATGGTTGGATGGATGAAGGCTTCAATACCTTTATCAACGGTATTTCTAAAAGTAGTTTTAATAAAGGCGAGTATGCCGCTCAGCCAACCGATATGAATAAAGTTGGTAAAAGCACCATCGGAAATCCGGTTTATGAAAACATGATGTTAATGCCCGATGGTATGGCAGAACGTAATATAGGTGTTAATTTATATTATAAACCAGGATGGGGCTTAGATATCTTGAGAAATCAGATTTTAGGTGAAGACCGTTTTGATTATGCTTTCCGTCAATATATTAAAAACTGGGCATTTAAACATCCAACTCCATTTGATTTCTTTCGTTCAATGGAGAACGGTGCGGGAGAAGATTTAGCCTGGTTCTGGAGAAGCTGGTGGTTAAACAACTGGAAAATGGATCAGGGTATTGCTGGTGTTGAGGCCGTTAAGCAAGACGATAAATTGGTGGGCTACGCGATTAAAGTTGTAAACCTGGAAAAAATGCCAATGCCAATTATCCTACAGGTTAAAACCAAAAGTGGTAAAACTAATATCGTAAAAGTTCCTGTTGATGTTTGGATGAAAAATGCAACTTGGTTGGTACGTTATCCAACAACTGAAGAGATCGAATCAGTTACTTTAGATCCTAATAAAGTATTACCAGATTCGAATACAGATAATAATACCTGGACAGCTGCAGGCAACTAA